CGAGCGCGCCGTCTCCACCAGCACGGCCTGGGCCCGCCGCAGCTCCCGCGTGCGATCCTCCACGCGCTTCTCCAGGTCGTCATTGGCGGCGCGCAGGGCGCTCTCGGCGCGCTGGAGGTTCGCGTACAACCGCGCGTTCTCGATGGAGATGGTGGCCTGGGAGGCCAGGTGCTCCAGCAGCGAGAGCCGGAGCGGGGTGAAGGCATCCGTGGCGAGGTTGTTCTCCAGGTAGAGCACGCCGCGCAGCTCTCCCTGACGCACCAGGGGCAGGCAGAGCACGGAGCGGGCGATGAGCTGCTCGAACCAGGGATCCGAGGAGAAGGGATGGGGCGCGGAGGCATCCCGGATGAGCACGTGCTCCTGGGTGCGCCGGACATAGGCGAGCAGGGACCAGGGCAGTCGCGTGTTCGCGTCGGGATGTGCCTCCCCCTCGGCCCCGCCCAGGTCGAGCGCCATGACGGACAGCCCCTCGCCCTCCGGCATCAGCAGGGCGCCATGCTGGGCCCCCGCGTTCTCGATCGCCACGTGCAGCAGGGTGCTGGCCAGCTGCTCGAGGACGATCTCCTGGGAGATGGCCTGCTGGGCCTTCACCAGCGTGAGCACGTCGATCCGCACCGACGTCGTATCGGAAACGCGCTCCTCCGCCGAGGGCTGGGCGTCCGGACGAGAGTGCCGGGCCAGGTGACGCGCCTTGCCCAGGGCACCCCAGCGGGAATAGGCGTCGTACGCCTTGTCCTCATAGGCGTCCGCGATGGTGGGAACCTCGCGGGCCCGCCAGTAGTTCGCCGCCAGCTCACTGGCCAGCGCGAGGTGGTGCAGGTGGCCATATTGGCGCGCGGACTGGATCGCGGCCTCATAGGCATGGAGGGCCTCGTCCAACCGTCCCGTGACGCGGGCCAGCTCCGCGGAGACCATCCGCTCGAAGGCGCGCATGTCGTCGGGACAGATACGGACCCACGTCTCGATGAAACCAAGGTGTTGGCGGAGCTCCTCGAGCAGCGAGGGGCGCAGCTCGGGCGCCGCGCCAGGGACACACGCCGCCAGGGTCAGGGCACGCATCACCTGGAAGTCCCTGCGGTAGACGGGGCTGGCCGCGGCCCAGTAGAGGGCCTGGGCCCGCTCGCCCGCCTCGCGCGCCTCCTCGTAGGCGCCTCCCATGAAGCGCGCCTGCATCTTGAGCGACCAGTAGAGGAAGCGCAGCGTGCCGATGCGGTTGGGGGTCAGCCGGGCCTCGAAGTCCTCTTCCCGGAGTCCCTCGTCATCCAGGGTCCCGAACGAGGGGGTGAGCCCGCGCAACTGCCGCACGAAGCGCCCGGTGAGCAGCTCCGTGTCGAGCATGTCCGGAAAGTTCGCCTCGCGGGCGAAGTCCACGTGCGTGAGGTTCTCCTGCTGGACGGCCTCCAGGTCGTGCCCCAACGCCAGACGCAAGGCCATGATGTGGTTGCCGCAGAAGCATGCCATGCTGTGATTGAAGTCCTGGACGGCCTGATGGAAGGTCTCGCGGATGATCTCCAGGCCCCGGGTGTAGGGCTCGGTCCAGCAACTGCTGTGCTCCAGGCAGAAGAGGACGGTGGCCCGCTGGGAGCCATAACCATGGCGCTCGAGGACATCCAGCCCCAGCCTCGAGAAGGCATGACCATCCACGTAGCTGTGGAAGTAGAGCCCCAACCCCATGCCGTACATGGCATACCCATGCGCGCTTTCCAGGGTGGTGCCGTACTGGAGGCTGAGCGTCACCATCCGGCTGAGATGGAGGATGGTGAGGTTGGCGTCGACGAAGAACGAGGGCGCGGTCAGAGCGGCGAGCACCTTCATCACCGCCCGCATGTCCTCGTCCGTCATGAGCGGCAGGTCGATGAGGCTCGCGACGGGGCGGCCATCCAACAGTGCCCAGACCTGCTCATGGGCCGCCACGGCCTCCTCCCTGGTGGGATGGGCGGGCAGGGGCATGCCCATCCGCGCCAGGCACTCCAGCAGGCACGCGCAGGAGCCGGTGGTGTCGCCCGACAAGGTGAGCAGCACGCTCTTCAAGTCGTAGACGGCGGCCCACTGCGCCTTCGTCCGGGCCCGGTCGCACAGCTCGTCCACCATCTGGCGGGCCGTGCCGACACGGTTGCGCATGAACTCGCTGCTGGCCTGGGCCAGACTCAGCTCGAAGGTCAGCGCGGGCGCCGTCTCCCAGGGGTCGCCCGGCAGCAGCGCGATGGCGGTGGCGAAGTAGGTGATGGCCGAGGCGTGCGCGCTCGACGCCTGCGCCTTGCGGCCCGCCTCGGCGTTCAGCCGCGCGACGCGCTGGCGCTCCTCGGGCTCCCGCAGCAGCTCGAGTCCGGCATTGAACTGGCCCACCACGTCGAAGAGCCGCTCCCCGAGCGACTCGGGAGGAAGGTCTCCCGACAGCAGGCGGCCAATCTTCAGATGGATGGCCTCCCGCTCCTGCTTGGACATGAGGGCGTAGGCCGCCTGCTGGATGCGGTCATGGAGGAAGCGATGGGGTAGCTCCCCCGTGCTCGTCACCAGGCCCTCCCTCAGCGCCGGCTCGAGCCCTTCCCGGACCGCGTCGAGGTCCATCCGGGACACGAGGCCGAGCAACTCGAGCGAGAAGGAGGTGCCCACGCACGCGGCCAGCGCGAGCAGGTGCTGGGTCGACGTGGCCAGCTCGCGCAGCTTGCCGACCATGAAGTCGACGACGTTGTCCGAGTAGCCCCGGGCCCGGACCGCCTCCACGTCCCATTGCCAGGTGCCCAGGGTGGTGCGCGACAGGAGGCCATCCTGATGGAGCGCCAGCAGGAAGCGCAGCAGGAAGAAGGGATTGCCTCCCGTCTTCTCGTGAGCCAGTGCGGCGAGCGGAGGAAGGTCGTCCCGATTCACGCCCGGCAGCGCATCGAAGAGGAGCTGGTGGACATCCCCGACACCCAGCGGCTCGAGGAGCAGCGACGTCATCCGCGCGCCCGCCACGCGCAGTTCCTCCAACACCTGCGTCAGGGGATGCGCGGGGCCAACCTCGTTGTCCCGGTAGGTTCCGATGAGCAGCATCGACGAGGGCTGGGGATGGATGAACAACTCGAGCAGCAGCCGCAGGCTCGCGGGATCCGCCCACTGCAGATCATCCAGGAACAGGACGAGGGGGTGCTCGGGCGTGGCGAACACGCCGAGAAACCGGCGGAAGACCTGGAGGAAGCGCCGCTGGGACTCGGACGGGGGCAGCTCCGGAACACGCGGCTGCGGCCCGATGACGAGTTCGAGCTGGGGCACCAGGTCCACGAGGAGCTGCCCCTGCCCCGCGCAGACCGTCGTCAGACGCTCGCGCCACTGCTTCAGCTCCTCGTCGGTCCCCGCCAGGAGCTGTTGGGTCAATCCACGGAGGGCATGGGACAGGGGGGCATAGGGGATGTCGTGCTGGAGCTGCTCGAACTTGCCCTGGAGGAAGAAGCCCCGCTGGCGCACCACGGGCTTGTGGAGCTCGTGGACGAGGGCCGACTTGCCGATGCCCGAGTAGCCCCGGACCAGGAACAACTCGGGACGGACGCCCCGCACGACGCGCTGGAAGCCCTGATGCAGGGCGTCCAGCTGGGCCTGTCGCCCGTAGAGTCGCTGCGGGAGCTGGAAGCGGTTGGGGTAGTCCTCCACGCCCAGGGGAAAGTCCTCGAGCCGTCCCCGGCGCCAGTCCCCGAGGCAACGCCGCAGGTCCGCCTTCAACCCCTCGGCGCTCTGGTAGCGCTCCTCCGCCTCCTTGGCCAACAGCTTCAGGACGAGGGAGGACAGCACCGCGGGCAGTTCCGGAACGCGCTCCACGAGGGCCGGCGGGGACACGGCCAGGTGCGCGTGGAACCACTCGAGCGCATCACTGCCATGAAAGGGCCGGGTGCCCGTCAGCATCTCGTAGAGGGTGACCCCCAGCGAGTACAGGTCCGTGCGGGAGTCCAGAGTGCGGTTCATGCGCCCGGTCTGCTCGGGGGACATGTACGCGAGCGTGCCCTCGATGAGCGTCGCGGGCGCCGCGTCCACGTGCTCGACGAGTTGGAGCGTGGCGATGCTGAAGTCGATGAGGCAGGTGTCGCCCGTGGTGGTGACGATGATGTTGGAGGGCTTGATGTCCTTGTGGATGACCCCCCGCCGGTGAATCCCCGCCAGGGTGGTGCACAACGAGATGGCCAGCTCCAGGGTCCGTTCCACCCCCAGGGGGCGGCCGATGATCGACGACAGCGGCGAGCCCGACACCGCTTCCAGCAGGAGGATGGGTCGGTCCTGGACGCACTCGAAGGCATAGGCCCGGGGAACCCCCCGGATGTCCTGGAGGCGCTGGAGGACTCCGAACTCGCGGCGGTAGCGCTCGATCTCTCCAGGACCAGACACCGAGGCAGAGGGCGTCTTGAGGATGACGGGCAGCGAGTC
Above is a window of Cystobacter fuscus DNA encoding:
- a CDS encoding trifunctional serine/threonine-protein kinase/ATP-binding protein/sensor histidine kinase, whose amino-acid sequence is MLLIPGYSLREVIKTTGNNLLFHAVRKEDSLPVILKTPSASVSGPGEIERYRREFGVLQRLQDIRGVPRAYAFECVQDRPILLLEAVSGSPLSSIIGRPLGVERTLELAISLCTTLAGIHRRGVIHKDIKPSNIIVTTTGDTCLIDFSIATLQLVEHVDAAPATLIEGTLAYMSPEQTGRMNRTLDSRTDLYSLGVTLYEMLTGTRPFHGSDALEWFHAHLAVSPPALVERVPELPAVLSSLVLKLLAKEAEERYQSAEGLKADLRRCLGDWRRGRLEDFPLGVEDYPNRFQLPQRLYGRQAQLDALHQGFQRVVRGVRPELFLVRGYSGIGKSALVHELHKPVVRQRGFFLQGKFEQLQHDIPYAPLSHALRGLTQQLLAGTDEELKQWRERLTTVCAGQGQLLVDLVPQLELVIGPQPRVPELPPSESQRRFLQVFRRFLGVFATPEHPLVLFLDDLQWADPASLRLLLELFIHPQPSSMLLIGTYRDNEVGPAHPLTQVLEELRVAGARMTSLLLEPLGVGDVHQLLFDALPGVNRDDLPPLAALAHEKTGGNPFFLLRFLLALHQDGLLSRTTLGTWQWDVEAVRARGYSDNVVDFMVGKLRELATSTQHLLALAACVGTSFSLELLGLVSRMDLDAVREGLEPALREGLVTSTGELPHRFLHDRIQQAAYALMSKQEREAIHLKIGRLLSGDLPPESLGERLFDVVGQFNAGLELLREPEERQRVARLNAEAGRKAQASSAHASAITYFATAIALLPGDPWETAPALTFELSLAQASSEFMRNRVGTARQMVDELCDRARTKAQWAAVYDLKSVLLTLSGDTTGSCACLLECLARMGMPLPAHPTREEAVAAHEQVWALLDGRPVASLIDLPLMTDEDMRAVMKVLAALTAPSFFVDANLTILHLSRMVTLSLQYGTTLESAHGYAMYGMGLGLYFHSYVDGHAFSRLGLDVLERHGYGSQRATVLFCLEHSSCWTEPYTRGLEIIRETFHQAVQDFNHSMACFCGNHIMALRLALGHDLEAVQQENLTHVDFAREANFPDMLDTELLTGRFVRQLRGLTPSFGTLDDEGLREEDFEARLTPNRIGTLRFLYWSLKMQARFMGGAYEEAREAGERAQALYWAAASPVYRRDFQVMRALTLAACVPGAAPELRPSLLEELRQHLGFIETWVRICPDDMRAFERMVSAELARVTGRLDEALHAYEAAIQSARQYGHLHHLALASELAANYWRAREVPTIADAYEDKAYDAYSRWGALGKARHLARHSRPDAQPSAEERVSDTTSVRIDVLTLVKAQQAISQEIVLEQLASTLLHVAIENAGAQHGALLMPEGEGLSVMALDLGGAEGEAHPDANTRLPWSLLAYVRRTQEHVLIRDASAPHPFSSDPWFEQLIARSVLCLPLVRQGELRGVLYLENNLATDAFTPLRLSLLEHLASQATISIENARLYANLQRAESALRAANDDLEKRVEDRTRELRRAQAVLVETARSAGMAEVATNVLHNVGNVLTSTVINMDMMRQSLKLSRMGRLKQVTTLLGEHRGDLVGFLTGSPQGQQLTDYLFVLADELVREQSSLKDCVDTLAMHIEHIRAIVQIQQVHGTSMLVVEDCDLRQLVEDALSLQMSALTRHGIQVSRRLDSPPIVKVDRHKVLQILVNLISNAKNAMRGLPKGQAHLQVRLISEENSVRIQVEDNGVGIAPENRARLFCQGFSGFEGGHGLGLHSSALAAELLGGSLSLESDGPGRGATATLVLPLTPAPA